In Bos taurus isolate L1 Dominette 01449 registration number 42190680 breed Hereford chromosome 11, ARS-UCD2.0, whole genome shotgun sequence, one DNA window encodes the following:
- the ITPRIPL1 gene encoding inositol 1,4,5-trisphosphate receptor-interacting protein-like 1, with translation MAVISLLFLAVMYVVHHPLLVSDRMDLDTLARSRQLEKRMSEEMRQLELEFEERKRAAEEKQKAENFWRGDTSGDQLVLGKKDRGWPFQVDGQEGPLGWMLGNLWNAGLFCIFLIFELLRQNMQHEPAFDSSSDDDEEEVRVVPITSYNWLTDFPSREALESFHKHHVQNVTRDLPCTCEFVESFVDDLIEACRVLSRREAHPQLEDCLGIGAAFEKWGTLHETQKFDILVPIIPPQGTMFVLEMRDPALGRRCGCVLVESECVCKREKLLGDVLCLVHHHRDHSALVGKSNSSIKAALCTGSHLDVYKTVQWFRNMVGNAWALVAHKYDFKLSLPLSTTCCKLRLDYRSGRFLSIRLVLGVQREDTLVYLVSQAPDQEQVTSVDWPESFAACEHLFLKLVGRFAPENTCHLKCLQIILSLRDLQSLPQGASRPILTSYHFKTALMHLLLRLPLTDWQHDMLSQRLQDILWFLGRGLQQRSLHHFLIGNTFLPLTIPIPKTFRNAEPVNLFQHLVLNPMAHSQAVEEFHNLLAQVKALPCSSLAGAR, from the coding sequence ATGGCTGTGATAAGCCTTCTGTTCTTGGCAGTGATGTACGTTGTCCACCACCCCTTGCTGGTCAGTGACCGGATGGACTTGGACACACTAGCCAGAAGCCGGCAGCTGGAAAAGCGGATGAGCGAGGAGATGCGCCAGTTGGAGCTGGAGTTTGAAGAGAGGAAGCGAGCAGCAGAGGAGAAGCAGAAGGCGGAGAACTTCTGGAGAGGGGACACCTCCGGTGACCAGCTAGTGCTGGGGAAGAAGGACAGGGGGTGGCCGTTCCAGGTGGACGGCCAGGAGGGCCCCCTGGGCTGGATGCTAGGAAATCTGTGGAATGCTGGCCTcttttgcatttttctcatttttgagcTCCTGCGACAGAACATGCAGCACGAGCCAGCCTTTGATTCCAGCAGCGACGACGATGAGGAGGAGGTCCGGGTGGTGCCCATCACCTCCTACAATTGGCTCACTGACTTCCCCTCCAGGGAGGCCCTGGAGTCCTTCCACAAACACCATGTCCAGAACGTCACCCGGGACCTGCCCTGCACCTGCGAGTTTGTGGAGAGCTTTGTGGATGACCTCATCGAGGCCTGTCGGGTGCTCAGCCGCCGAGAGGCTCACCCACAGCTGGAGGACTGCCTGGGCATCGGGGCGGCTTTCGAGAAATGGGGAACCCTTCATGAGACCCAGAAGTTTGACATCCTGGTGCCCATCATCCCCCCACAGGGCACAATGTTTGTGCTGGAGATGAGGGATCCGGCCCTCGGCCGCCGCTGTGGCTGCGTGCTGGTGGAGTCAGAATGCGTGTGCAAGCGCGAGAAGCTGCTGGGGGACGTGCTGTGCCTGGTGCACCACCACAGGGACCACTCGGCCCTTGTGGGTAAGTCTAACAGCTCCATCAAGGCGGCGCTCTGCACCGGCTCCCACCTGGATGTGTACAAGACTGTACAATGGTTCCGGAACATGGTGGGCAATGCCTGGGCCCTCGTGGCCCACAAGTATGACTTCAAGCTCAGCTTGCCACTGTCCACCACCTGCTGCAAGCTCAGGCTGGACTACCGCTCGGGCCGCTTCCTCTCCATCCGCCTGGTCCTGGGGGTGCAACGGGAAGACACCTTGGTCTACCTGGTGAGTCAGGCCCCTGACCAGGAACAGGTCACCAGTGTGGACTGGCCCGAGTCCTTTGCAGCCTGTGAGCACCTGTTCCTCAAGCTGGTCGGGCGTTTTGCTCCCGAGAACACCTGTCACCTCAAGTGCCTCCAGATCATTTTGAGTCTCCGGGACCTTCAGAGTTTACCCCAGGGAGCGTCCCGCCCCATCCTCACCTCTTACCACTTCAAGACAGCCCTCATGCACCTGTTACTGCGGCTCCCCCTCACAGACTGGCAACACGACATGCTCTCCCAGCGACTCCAGGACATCCTCTGGTTCCTGGGCCGAGGCCTCCAGCAGAGGTCTCTCCATCACTTCCTCATCGGTAACACCTTCCTGCCCCTGACCATCCCGATTCCCAAGACATTTCGGAATGCTGAGCCCGTCAATCTCTTCCAACACCTGGTGCTAAACCCCATGGCACATTCACAGGCGGTGGAAGAGTTCCACAACCTTCTGGCCCAGGTGAAAGCTCTGCCCTGTTCCTCGCTGGCCGGGGCACGTTGA